The following coding sequences lie in one Monomorium pharaonis isolate MP-MQ-018 chromosome 1, ASM1337386v2, whole genome shotgun sequence genomic window:
- the LOC105840437 gene encoding uncharacterized protein LOC105840437 isoform X2: MEKKVYCVFGERCKCIRYVKSPNETDVHAVLRSLTKASDTDAVLKAIMRDKYIILQKPDPDRNNRLYDIDYDTEIMDKDEVTLLFLMQSGESVAKPTPLHGDLREGEFMALNIPVLYEESWENAASEAMSRDIKFEIQNKDNQAANETDPLSQASTSGIAVITQPSPNTHAVKSSSIKNRPSGARSIPYPAALPELTLDLVKILETVSVFEGMRSFIHFWTSHLLSVTNNNPTKQDYQNFSMSIVDTYPILKGGKDGNTSEPKEDFKKRRRRSTKELDSCRKCCTDSIEDITNS; encoded by the exons ATGGAGAAAAAAGTGTACTGCGTGTTTGGTGAACGATGCAAATGTATACGATATGTGAAATCACCGAACGAGACTGATGTACATGCCGTGCTCAGATCTCTTACGAAAGCGAGTGATACAGACGCCGTATTGAAGGCAATAATGCGCGATAAATACATCATTCTACAAAAACCAGATCCCGATCGAAATAATCGCCTCTATGACATCGACTACGATACAGAAATCATGGATAAAGACGAGGTTACACTTCTTTTTCTCATGCAATCTGGAGAAAGTGTAGCTAAACCGACACCTCTCCATGGTGATCTTCGAGAAGGCGAATTTATGGCGCTAAATATTCCTGTCTTATATGAAGAATCATGGGAGAACGCAGCGAGTGAAGCAATGTCAAGGGACATCAAATTTGAGATTCAG AACAAGGACAATCAAGCTGCCAATGAGACAGATCCGCTCTCGCAAGCAAGTACGAGTGGCATTGCTGTAATTACACAACCATCGCCAAATACTCATGCAGTGAAATCatcttcaataaaaaatcgaCCATCAGGAGCTAGAAGTATTCCTTATCCAGCTGCTTTGCCGGAATTAACACTTGATCTGGTCAAAATACTCGAAACCGTTAGTGTGTTTGAAGGAATGAGGTCTTTCATTCATTTCTGGACATCACACTTATTAAGTGTAACAAACAATAATCCTACAAAGCAAGACtaccaaaatttttcaatgagTATCGTGGACACATACCCAATCTTGAAAGGAGGAAAGGATGGAaat ACGAGCGAACCTAAAGaagattttaaaaagagaCGCCGCAGGAGTACCAAAGAGCTCGACAGTTGCAGGAAATGCTGTACTGATTCAATCGAAGAC ATCACAAACAGTTAA
- the LOC105840437 gene encoding uncharacterized protein LOC105840437 isoform X1: MEKKVYCVFGERCKCIRYVKSPNETDVHAVLRSLTKASDTDAVLKAIMRDKYIILQKPDPDRNNRLYDIDYDTEIMDKDEVTLLFLMQSGESVAKPTPLHGDLREGEFMALNIPVLYEESWENAASEAMSRDIKFEIQNKDNQAANETDPLSQASTSGIAVITQPSPNTHAVKSSSIKNRPSGARSIPYPAALPELTLDLVKILETVSVFEGMRSFIHFWTSHLLSVTNNNPTKQDYQNFSMSIVDTYPILKGGKDGNTSEPKEDFKKRRRRSTKELDSCRKCCTDSIEDVSFVWRIMQIMNNVINSYNPWSSVFLRSQTVNDNSSKRIRKKI; the protein is encoded by the exons ATGGAGAAAAAAGTGTACTGCGTGTTTGGTGAACGATGCAAATGTATACGATATGTGAAATCACCGAACGAGACTGATGTACATGCCGTGCTCAGATCTCTTACGAAAGCGAGTGATACAGACGCCGTATTGAAGGCAATAATGCGCGATAAATACATCATTCTACAAAAACCAGATCCCGATCGAAATAATCGCCTCTATGACATCGACTACGATACAGAAATCATGGATAAAGACGAGGTTACACTTCTTTTTCTCATGCAATCTGGAGAAAGTGTAGCTAAACCGACACCTCTCCATGGTGATCTTCGAGAAGGCGAATTTATGGCGCTAAATATTCCTGTCTTATATGAAGAATCATGGGAGAACGCAGCGAGTGAAGCAATGTCAAGGGACATCAAATTTGAGATTCAG AACAAGGACAATCAAGCTGCCAATGAGACAGATCCGCTCTCGCAAGCAAGTACGAGTGGCATTGCTGTAATTACACAACCATCGCCAAATACTCATGCAGTGAAATCatcttcaataaaaaatcgaCCATCAGGAGCTAGAAGTATTCCTTATCCAGCTGCTTTGCCGGAATTAACACTTGATCTGGTCAAAATACTCGAAACCGTTAGTGTGTTTGAAGGAATGAGGTCTTTCATTCATTTCTGGACATCACACTTATTAAGTGTAACAAACAATAATCCTACAAAGCAAGACtaccaaaatttttcaatgagTATCGTGGACACATACCCAATCTTGAAAGGAGGAAAGGATGGAaat ACGAGCGAACCTAAAGaagattttaaaaagagaCGCCGCAGGAGTACCAAAGAGCTCGACAGTTGCAGGAAATGCTGTACTGATTCAATCGAAGACGTAAGTTTTGTGTGGCGAATAATGCAGATAatgaataatgttattaattcttACAATCCTTGGTCTTCTGTCTTTCTTAGATCACAAACAGTTAATGATAACAGCTctaaaagaattagaaaaaaaatctaa
- the LOC105840437 gene encoding uncharacterized protein LOC105840437 isoform X3: MEKKVYCVFGERCKCIRYVKSPNETDVHAVLRSLTKASDTDAVLKAIMRDKYIILQKPDPDRNNRLYDIDYDTEIMDKDEVTLLFLMQSGESVAKPTPLHGDLREGEFMALNIPVLYEESWENAASEAMSRDIKFEIQNKDNQAANETDPLSQASTSGIAVITQPSPNTHAVKSSSIKNRPSGARSIPYPAALPELTLDLVKILETVSVFEGMRSFIHFWTSHLLSVTNNNPTKQDYQNFSMSIVDTYPILKGGKDGNES, from the exons ATGGAGAAAAAAGTGTACTGCGTGTTTGGTGAACGATGCAAATGTATACGATATGTGAAATCACCGAACGAGACTGATGTACATGCCGTGCTCAGATCTCTTACGAAAGCGAGTGATACAGACGCCGTATTGAAGGCAATAATGCGCGATAAATACATCATTCTACAAAAACCAGATCCCGATCGAAATAATCGCCTCTATGACATCGACTACGATACAGAAATCATGGATAAAGACGAGGTTACACTTCTTTTTCTCATGCAATCTGGAGAAAGTGTAGCTAAACCGACACCTCTCCATGGTGATCTTCGAGAAGGCGAATTTATGGCGCTAAATATTCCTGTCTTATATGAAGAATCATGGGAGAACGCAGCGAGTGAAGCAATGTCAAGGGACATCAAATTTGAGATTCAG AACAAGGACAATCAAGCTGCCAATGAGACAGATCCGCTCTCGCAAGCAAGTACGAGTGGCATTGCTGTAATTACACAACCATCGCCAAATACTCATGCAGTGAAATCatcttcaataaaaaatcgaCCATCAGGAGCTAGAAGTATTCCTTATCCAGCTGCTTTGCCGGAATTAACACTTGATCTGGTCAAAATACTCGAAACCGTTAGTGTGTTTGAAGGAATGAGGTCTTTCATTCATTTCTGGACATCACACTTATTAAGTGTAACAAACAATAATCCTACAAAGCAAGACtaccaaaatttttcaatgagTATCGTGGACACATACCCAATCTTGAAAGGAGGAAAGGATGGAaat GAATCGTAA